One part of the Corallococcus caeni genome encodes these proteins:
- a CDS encoding alpha-hydroxy acid oxidase, whose amino-acid sequence MSQKPSGPVVKLVALEDYRALARLSMSPAVFDYIDGAACDELTTRANRRDLDRVALLPLCMRDVSALELAMAVLGHTFRFPVGFSPTAFHRLVHRDGEVATARAARALDIPMIVSSMSSISLEVIARESGNDNLWLQAYLFKDRELTTDLIRRAECAGFKAIVVTLGCPVPGKRDRNLRNGFRLPDGISAANFARRDLANSNNPISSVAVDIDPSVTWRDLAWLCETTRLPVIAKGVINPLDVAPALELKLSGIMVSNHGGRQLDTTVSTISVLPEIVRAVAGRVPVFVDSGFRRGTDVFKALAAGADGVFVGRPVMWALAVGGEAGVVGAMNLLVEELRVAMLLAGCASAADARREAAHLLRWR is encoded by the coding sequence ATGAGCCAGAAGCCGAGTGGCCCCGTCGTCAAGCTTGTCGCGCTTGAGGACTACCGCGCACTGGCGCGGCTTTCGATGTCGCCCGCGGTGTTCGACTACATCGATGGTGCCGCCTGCGACGAGCTCACCACTCGGGCGAACCGCAGGGACCTCGATCGTGTTGCGCTGCTGCCGCTGTGCATGCGCGACGTCTCGGCCCTGGAACTTGCGATGGCGGTGTTGGGGCACACGTTCCGCTTCCCGGTAGGGTTCAGCCCGACTGCCTTTCATCGACTCGTGCATCGCGATGGGGAGGTCGCAACCGCACGGGCAGCACGAGCGCTGGACATCCCGATGATTGTCAGCTCCATGTCGAGCATCTCGCTTGAGGTGATTGCCCGCGAGTCCGGCAATGATAACCTCTGGCTCCAGGCCTATCTGTTCAAGGATCGCGAGCTGACTACGGACCTGATCCGGCGCGCAGAGTGTGCAGGCTTTAAGGCGATTGTGGTAACTCTTGGATGTCCGGTCCCCGGAAAGCGGGACCGCAACCTCCGTAATGGCTTCCGCTTGCCGGATGGTATCTCGGCGGCGAACTTCGCGCGCAGAGACCTCGCCAACTCCAACAACCCCATCTCATCTGTTGCGGTCGACATCGATCCATCCGTGACGTGGCGAGATCTCGCCTGGCTGTGCGAGACCACGCGCCTGCCAGTGATCGCCAAGGGCGTGATCAATCCGCTCGACGTGGCGCCCGCGCTCGAGCTGAAGCTGTCCGGCATAATGGTCTCTAACCACGGCGGGAGGCAGCTCGACACGACCGTGTCGACGATCAGCGTCCTGCCGGAGATCGTCCGTGCGGTCGCGGGTCGCGTGCCAGTATTCGTCGACAGCGGCTTTCGCAGAGGCACAGACGTGTTCAAAGCGCTCGCGGCCGGTGCAGACGGCGTGTTCGTCGGCAGGCCAGTGATGTGGGCGCTCGCGGTGGGTGGAGAGGCGGGCGTCGTCGGCGCGATGAACCTGCTTGTCGAAGAGCTGCGAGTCGCGATGCTGCTCGCGGGCTGCGCGAGCGCGGCGGACGCTCGGCGCGAAGCAGCACATCTCCTGCGGTGGAGATGA
- a CDS encoding L-tyrosine/L-tryptophan isonitrile synthase family protein, with protein MMKIEQDRAYRPGLDRIEEAVISSHFMQELCRNPRLGLYDDELFSAKALTISAHILNDKLLPSLVRASEAFARDRANAAKRRALEHCVRFGLDDPGKLGPAELITEVMFDRQFRRGPRETCSRDVIRNKVTQRIAMGAPIDMVIPALPYKFSCPLKTRGQLPDLAEANFLLGLYEIVVSIEVLYREARPDLEGPLARFTVICDGSRFNALVNEPETVVELYRRALAGWIRRLGLDGHIELLDYRAVIQERLPQTARAAKEALRQRALHQYSEAMWAVFDPYDMATTLKAAARIDPDPEQGNHVGRFVSLLKSLVFIVNYRSLEHYRAASIERFRVLYRELTSHLFEPFVESLEKEQLRLAMLREVWSTAIAYIAEIKSDRELTHEPICVCLPDHLRWTIHAKPGQLGLLTPLALGKLVQAWAGAAVFKSTGTNRIRLCTVPVLALEGTGAIPVQTRDTNDAAGQPLFYIDPDITFASIEEFVADLPVRLVRRRAS; from the coding sequence ATGATGAAGATTGAGCAGGATCGCGCCTACCGACCAGGTCTCGATCGAATCGAGGAAGCGGTGATTAGTTCGCATTTCATGCAGGAACTGTGCCGCAACCCACGCCTCGGCCTCTACGACGACGAGCTGTTCTCTGCTAAAGCGCTCACCATTTCGGCCCATATCCTGAATGACAAACTCCTGCCAAGTTTGGTCCGCGCCTCGGAGGCATTCGCCCGAGATCGGGCGAACGCTGCCAAGCGCCGGGCGCTCGAGCATTGCGTGCGCTTCGGACTCGACGATCCGGGCAAGCTCGGGCCCGCTGAGCTTATCACCGAGGTGATGTTTGATCGGCAGTTCCGTCGTGGTCCGCGGGAGACCTGTTCGCGAGACGTCATCCGCAACAAGGTGACGCAGCGGATCGCGATGGGTGCTCCCATCGACATGGTGATCCCGGCGCTGCCTTACAAGTTCTCCTGCCCGCTCAAGACGCGCGGCCAGCTCCCGGATCTCGCCGAAGCGAACTTCTTGCTCGGGCTCTACGAGATCGTGGTCTCGATCGAGGTTCTGTATCGCGAGGCACGCCCTGACCTTGAGGGGCCGCTGGCACGGTTTACGGTGATCTGCGACGGTAGCCGGTTCAACGCGCTGGTGAACGAACCGGAGACCGTGGTGGAGCTCTATCGGCGCGCTCTCGCCGGATGGATCCGAAGGCTGGGACTGGACGGCCACATTGAGCTCCTCGACTACCGCGCCGTTATCCAGGAGCGGCTCCCGCAGACGGCCCGCGCGGCCAAGGAGGCGCTTCGCCAACGCGCGCTTCATCAGTACTCGGAAGCGATGTGGGCGGTGTTCGACCCCTACGACATGGCGACGACCCTCAAGGCGGCGGCAAGGATCGACCCCGATCCGGAGCAGGGGAATCATGTCGGACGGTTCGTGTCGTTGTTGAAGTCGCTGGTCTTCATCGTGAACTACCGCAGCCTCGAGCATTACCGCGCGGCGTCCATCGAACGGTTTCGCGTGCTTTACCGGGAGCTGACCAGCCATCTCTTTGAACCGTTCGTTGAGTCCTTAGAGAAGGAGCAGCTGCGGCTGGCGATGCTGCGCGAGGTGTGGAGCACGGCAATCGCGTACATCGCCGAGATCAAGAGCGACCGCGAGCTCACCCACGAGCCGATATGTGTCTGCCTACCCGATCACCTGCGGTGGACGATCCACGCCAAGCCCGGTCAGCTGGGCCTCCTGACTCCCCTGGCCCTCGGCAAGCTCGTGCAGGCATGGGCCGGCGCCGCAGTCTTCAAGAGTACTGGCACGAACAGGATCAGGTTGTGTACCGTACCGGTGCTTGCCTTGGAGGGGACAGGTGCAATCCCGGTTCAAACCAGAGACACGAATGACGCGGCAGGACAGCCGCTCTTCTACATCGATCCGGACATCACCTTCGCGAGCATCGAAGAGTTCGTCGCCGACCTCCCAGTCCGGCTTGTGCGACGGCGAGCGAGCTAG
- a CDS encoding glycosyltransferase, whose translation MGTGSSGPPQKRALFYVFDAGTGVGHLRRLSSIARQLQGRFSCLVVTGHRAAAHWFVPEECEYVHLPSWDSLLEAKARYWGREPFVAFDKRRAIRLRREILRGVVRGFQPDAIFVDHLPLGAEEELSTILKNTRCRKYFVTRGVLNETEDLRRLILGSKAHHYLMTQYDRIFVAADSKVVDFARQYNLPPELRAKTLHTGYVAQGISPELIARARADRGLGDDDVWVVASAGGGQMGERLIAGCLELASKFKNVAFDIVMGPRSKLTWPDPHRTVIVRERLHLHKEAAHMPYLNASADLVISSGGYNTLQEALQGKANILCFPYRTDLRDEQYQHAVRLQRFVNLKVSVDLSELEGLFARALRELGRHRRADRRDELDRAGAANIERIVLADLGIEPNPTGARR comes from the coding sequence ATGGGTACCGGCAGTTCGGGTCCGCCACAGAAGCGGGCCCTCTTCTACGTGTTCGATGCCGGGACCGGTGTCGGCCACCTGCGTCGACTCTCTTCCATCGCGAGACAGCTCCAGGGCCGGTTCAGCTGCCTAGTCGTTACCGGCCACCGCGCGGCCGCGCACTGGTTTGTTCCCGAGGAGTGTGAGTACGTCCACCTGCCGAGCTGGGACAGCCTATTGGAGGCGAAGGCGCGGTACTGGGGGCGAGAGCCCTTCGTCGCGTTCGACAAGCGGCGCGCGATCCGGCTGCGCAGGGAGATACTCAGAGGGGTCGTGCGCGGCTTCCAGCCCGACGCGATCTTCGTCGACCACCTTCCGCTCGGCGCCGAGGAAGAGCTTTCAACCATCCTGAAGAACACGCGCTGCCGTAAGTACTTCGTCACCCGGGGCGTGCTGAACGAGACGGAGGATCTGCGCAGGCTGATCCTGGGCTCCAAGGCGCACCATTACCTGATGACACAGTACGACCGGATCTTTGTCGCCGCCGATTCGAAGGTGGTCGACTTCGCCAGGCAATACAACCTCCCGCCTGAGCTTCGCGCCAAGACGCTACACACGGGCTACGTCGCGCAGGGCATCTCCCCGGAGCTGATCGCCCGCGCGCGCGCCGACCGAGGCCTCGGAGACGACGACGTCTGGGTCGTGGCTTCGGCAGGCGGGGGGCAGATGGGCGAGCGGCTGATCGCTGGCTGCCTGGAACTCGCTTCCAAATTCAAGAACGTCGCGTTCGACATCGTGATGGGACCTCGGTCGAAGCTTACTTGGCCGGACCCTCACCGGACGGTGATCGTCCGCGAGCGACTTCACCTCCACAAAGAGGCCGCGCACATGCCATACCTCAACGCGAGCGCGGACCTCGTCATCTCGTCGGGCGGGTACAACACGCTGCAAGAGGCACTGCAGGGCAAGGCGAACATTCTGTGCTTTCCGTATCGCACTGACTTGCGGGACGAGCAGTACCAGCACGCGGTTCGGCTTCAGAGATTCGTCAATCTCAAGGTCTCAGTGGATCTCTCCGAGTTGGAGGGCCTGTTCGCCCGGGCGCTCCGCGAGTTGGGGCGGCATCGCCGCGCGGACCGTCGCGACGAGCTTGATCGTGCCGGTGCTGCGAACATCGAACGGATCGTGCTCGCGGACCTCGGCATCGAGCCGAACCCAACCGGGGCGCGCCGATGA
- a CDS encoding 3-hydroxyacyl-CoA dehydrogenase family protein produces the protein MKYARVGVVGAGVMGVGVAQNLAQTGHRVMLVDVSEEILDRARAEIAKGLRLAAMFEPAARAADHSAILEQISITTDYERLGDVDFVVENTTESWAVKQSVYPQLDRICRDDCILAANTSAISIARLASSTRRPDRVIGMHFMNPVPRKPLVEVIRGGPTSEATVEAAKTFLQQMGKRAIVVKDMPGFVSNRVLMLTINEAIFVVQDDVASPADVDEIFIQCFAHKMGPLATADLIGLDTVLHSLQVLADSYGDSKYRPCPRLVQMVQAGLLGRKSGRGFFDYTGRRLT, from the coding sequence ATGAAGTACGCGCGGGTCGGAGTCGTGGGGGCAGGGGTGATGGGCGTCGGCGTGGCGCAGAACCTCGCGCAGACTGGACACCGCGTCATGCTGGTGGACGTCTCCGAAGAAATCCTCGACAGGGCACGGGCTGAAATCGCAAAGGGGTTGCGGCTCGCCGCGATGTTCGAGCCCGCGGCGCGTGCGGCCGACCATTCAGCGATCCTTGAGCAGATTTCGATCACGACCGACTACGAACGGCTCGGCGACGTGGATTTCGTCGTCGAGAACACTACGGAGAGTTGGGCCGTGAAACAATCCGTCTATCCGCAGCTTGATCGGATTTGCCGAGACGACTGCATCCTCGCCGCCAATACGTCGGCCATCTCGATCGCCCGCCTCGCCAGCAGCACGCGGCGACCGGACCGCGTGATCGGCATGCACTTCATGAATCCCGTGCCCCGCAAGCCGCTGGTCGAGGTGATCCGCGGCGGGCCGACCAGCGAGGCGACGGTGGAGGCCGCGAAGACCTTCCTCCAGCAGATGGGGAAGCGGGCGATCGTGGTCAAGGACATGCCCGGTTTCGTCTCGAACCGAGTCCTGATGCTGACGATCAACGAAGCTATCTTCGTCGTCCAAGACGACGTCGCCAGCCCGGCCGACGTGGACGAGATCTTCATCCAGTGCTTCGCCCACAAGATGGGACCGCTCGCCACCGCCGACCTGATAGGGCTGGACACGGTCCTGCACTCACTCCAGGTGCTCGCCGACAGTTACGGCGATTCCAAGTACCGTCCCTGCCCACGCTTGGTACAGATGGTTCAGGCAGGCCTGCTCGGGCGCAAGTCGGGCCGCGGTTTCTTCGACTACACGGGACGGAGACTCACGTGA
- a CDS encoding acyl carrier protein codes for MKDVRTRIRDYFDQVVSDSVSDEDDIFALGLVNSLFGLQLVMFVEKEFSIIVEKQELDIRHFSSISALVTFVEGKLQLASRESGHGSAAD; via the coding sequence GTGAAGGATGTAAGGACACGAATCAGAGACTACTTCGACCAAGTCGTATCCGACTCGGTCAGCGACGAGGATGACATCTTCGCGCTGGGGCTCGTCAACTCCCTGTTTGGATTGCAGCTCGTCATGTTTGTCGAAAAGGAGTTCTCGATCATCGTCGAGAAGCAGGAACTCGACATCCGGCATTTCTCCTCAATCAGCGCACTGGTCACGTTCGTGGAGGGGAAACTCCAGCTCGCGTCCAGGGAGTCCGGGCATGGATCTGCGGCTGACTGA